From a region of the Arachis ipaensis cultivar K30076 chromosome B09, Araip1.1, whole genome shotgun sequence genome:
- the LOC107615021 gene encoding putative F-box protein At2g33200, whose product MASPSLSVPYAILPSIQQTHLIDDDDDPLTVDRSIFSLLEKKLYEWKNILKGHVGAWCVGSSHGWIILLDQNGVPLLLNSSSSTTINVPPLPLSFLHPVTYSYFAEYLRKTFIVKAIMMCSSSPSSYILAIIYGSNYKIAYCNSATWVELSDDKQSYCDIVFSNNYLYALTQDGSVEVWNICGQIPKRLILLTPTVEANYKEEKPYLGDNFSRNLYLVVSEKEILLVTRFIGNFVNDDGLVVEEGDLLSSEDTQPLICPYRTKYFTVYKLDIEDKKWKKMRSLHDKVLFLGANESV is encoded by the coding sequence ATGGCTTCTCCTTCTCTCTCCGTTCCCTACGCTATTCTTCCAAGCATTCAACAAACACACctcattgatgatgatgatgatccttTAACTGTTGACCGAAGCATCTTCAGTTTATTAGAGAAAAAGCTTTATGAATGGAAAAACATATTGAAGGGTCATGTTGGAGCATGGTGTGTTGGTTCTTCTCATGGTTGGATTATACTTTTGGATCAGAATGGAGTTCCACTTCTTCtaaactcttcttcttccactaCCATTAACGTACCACCTCTTCCCCTTTCATTCTTGCACCCCGTCACATATTCTTACTTCGCTGAATACTTAAGGAAAACCTTCATAGTCAAAGCAATCATGATGTGTTCTTCCTCTCCTTCAAGCTACATTCTTGCCATCATATATGGTTCCAACTACAAGATTGCTTATTGCAATTCTGCAACTTGGGTTGAGCTCTCGGATGATAAGCAATCTTATTGTGACATTGTGTTCAGCAACAACTATCTTTATGCCTTGACCCAAGATGGTTCTGTTGAAGTTTGGAATATTTGTGGACAAATTCCTAAAAGATTGATTCTTTTAACACCAACTGTGGAGGCGAATTATAAAGAGGAGAAACCATATTTAGGAGATAACTTCTCAAGAAATTTGTACTTGGTGGTATCTGAAAAAGAAATCTTGCTGGTGACAAGGTTTATTGGGAATTTTGTGAATGATGACGGGTTGGTAGTAGAAGAAGGAGATCTTTTATCATCTGAGGATACACAACCATTAATTTGTCCTTATAGAACAAAGTATTTTACTGTTTATAAACTTGATATTGAAGACAAGAAGTGGAAAAAGATGAGATCTTTACATGATAAAGTTCTGTTCTTGGGTGCTAATGAGTCTGTATGA
- the LOC107618739 gene encoding protein MOS2, giving the protein MKLSFSIPSKSSSSSNPIKLDHSSKNDAPPSKHFVTEFDPSKPPTEQTATVIPPIQNEWRPTKKMKNLELPITDPNADHQSLEFEHDSNAADAEPCTDMSYGLNLRQAAEKNGKTGELADDEDDRVPRQRPEVALLQKFKDDLKRLPDHQGLEEFNDVPVEGFGKALLAGYGWSEGMGIGRNAKEDVKIVEYKRRTAKEGLGFVGDDRGSVRSQKKEEKKKSREDSGRNDADFVSEKKIVRIIGGKDAGLKGIVVRRIGEDWIVLKVSRSGEEVEARVSVDDVAELGSAEEERCLRKLKELRIRHKGEDDGNRENGRGDKASRHKRERERGGVEKTTRVKANGGDHRKEDQQRGRKQVSWLTSHIRVRVISQNIKGGRLYLKKAQVLDVVGPLTCDISMDESKEIVQGVSQDMLETALPRRGGPVLVLSGKYKGAFGSLVERDLDREVGVVQDADTHELLNVKLEQIAEYIGDPSLLGH; this is encoded by the coding sequence ATGAAGCTCTCCTTCTCGATCCCCTCGAAGTCCTCTTCCTCCTCCAATCCCATCAAACTCGACCACTCCTCCAAAAACGACGCCCCACCCTCCAAGCACTTCGTCACCGAATTCGACCCTTCCAAACCCCCAACTGAACAAACCGCCACCGTTATACCCCCGATCCAGAACGAATGGCGCCCCACCAAGAAGATGAAGAACCTCGAGCTTCCCATTACCGACCCCAACGCTGACCATCAATCCCTCGAATTCGAGCACGATTCCAATGCCGCGGATGCAGAACCCTGCACCGACATGTCCTACGGTCTCAACCTGCGACAAGCCGCCGAGAAAAATGGAAAAACCGGTGAACTcgctgatgatgaggatgataggGTTCCGCGGCAACGGCCGGAGGTGGCGTTGCTGCAGAAGTTTAAGGACGATTTGAAGCGGCTGCCTGATCACCAGGGGCTCGAGGAGTTTAATGATGTCCCTGTTGAGGGTTTCGGCAAGGCCTTGCTGGCCGGATATGGGTGGTCAGAAGGAATGGGAATAGGGCGGAATGCCAAGGAGGACGTTAAGATTGTGGAGTACAAGAGGAGGACTGCCAAGGAAGGGTTAGGATTTGTTGGCGATGATCGCGGTTCCGTTCGGAGccagaagaaggaggagaagaagaaaagcaGGGAAGACAGTGGGAGAAATGATGCAGATTTTGTTAGTGAGAAGAAGATTGTGAGGATTATTGGGGGGAAAGATGCTGGATTGAAGGGTATTGTTGTGAGGAGAATTGGGGAGGATTGGATTGTTTTGAAGGTTTCAAGGAGTGGGGAAGAAGTGGAGGCTAGAGTGAGTGTGGATGATGTTGCTGAACTGGGATCTGCTGAGGAAGAGAGGTGCTTGAGGAAATTGAAGGAACTGAGGATTCGGCACAAGGGTGAAGATGATGGTAACAGGGAGAATGGTAGGGGTGACAAGGCTTCAAGGCATAAGCGTGAGAGAGAGCGAGGCGGAGTTGAGAAGACAACTCGAGTGAAAGCTAATGGGGGTGATCATAGGAAGGAAGATCAGCAGCGAGGAAGGAAACAGGTTTCTTGGCTCACAAGTCACATTCGAGTACGGGTTATTAGCCAGAACATTAAAGGAGGGCGGTTGTATTTGAAAAAGGCACAGGTTTTGGATGTTGTTGGGCCTTTGACTTGTGATATATCTATGGATGAGAGCAAAGAGATTGTTCAAGGAGTGTCCCAAGATATGCTGGAGACTGCGCTTCCTCGACGTGGGGGACCAGTTCTTGTGCTATCTGGTAAATATAAGGGCGCCTTTGGGAGCCTGGTTGAGAGGGATTTGGATCGGGAAGTTGGTGTTGTTCAGGATGCTGATACTCATGAGCTGCTCAATGTGAAGCTTGAACAGATTGCAGAGTATATAGGGGACCCTAGCTTATTAGGGCATTGA